GTCCTGGTCAACCTCAGAGGGGCTTTCGAGTGATGGCGCCCGTACCCTGCTCGAGGGCGACGACGGCACGATCTGGGTGGGGACGACCGATGGGTTGAACCGGATCTCGGGGACCGGGGTGAGCTGGTTTCGACAGCCACAACCGCCCGCCGCCCAGCGAGCGTACAACTGGTTCTATGCGATTGCGACGGACGGCCAAGGTGGACTGATGCTGGGGACGCACGCCGGCCTCGCGCGATGGAGCGATGGCAGAATCCGGAAGAGTCCCCATCTCCGCAATATGCCCGGCGTCGGAGTGTTCTCGCTCCTCCGCGCGAGGGATGGCGCTATCTGGGCCGGCGCGGCGCTCGACTCGACGACGCAGGCGCCGCTCTACCGGTTCGTCGGTGACCGCTCCTCCGGCTTCTGGTTCGACACCGTCATCGTTTTCGCGTTGCTCGAGGACCAGCGCGGGAGCATCTGGGCGGCGGCGAAGGGCGGGCTGTTCGAAGTCAAGGTCGACGGTTCGGTCGTGCGCCATTCGACGCCGGTCGAGCCGCTTCACCAACTCTTCATGAGCGCCACCGAGGACTCGCGCGGCGACCTCTGGTTCGGGACTCTCGAGGGTGGCATCGTGCGGTACCACGACGGTGAGTTCCGCCTGCTGCGCAGGCAGGACGGCCTCTTCGACGATACCGCCTGGGCGATCGTCGATGACGGTCTCGGGTACCTGTGGGTCTCGTGCGCGCGCGGTCTCTATCGCATGGCGCATACCGATCTCGACGCCTATTTCGCCGGCGTGGCTCCGAAGGTGCGCTATCGCCGGTTCGGTGTCGAGGACGGTCTCGCCTCGGCGACCTTCGAGGGTGGCAACGGCAATGCCGGAATCCGGGCAAGCGACGGCAGACTCTGGTTCGCTTCCATGAAGGGTGCCGTCGTCGTTGATCCCGCGATCATCGAACCGGTTCCCCGCCCGACCGCTCGTATCGAAGAAGTCCGCATCGACGGGGAACGCGTCGGTCTCGAGCGGCCGATCGCTTTGCGCCCGGGCGCCTATCGTCTCGAGCTCAACTACACCGGGTTTCACTTTCGCGCGCCCAACCGGCTCCGATTTCGCTATCGCCTCGGTGGCGTCGACCGTGACTGGATCGACGCCGGCTCGCGTCGCCTCGCCGAATACCCCGCGGTGCCCGCGGGCGCGCACCTTTTTACAGTCGAGGCCTCACTCGACGGCGAAAACTGGGGCGCCGCAGCGAGTCTCCCGGTCTCGATCGCGACACCCCACTGGCGGCGTCCCTGGTTCTTCGGGGTCATGGCGCTCGCGCTCGTGGCGGTCGGGCTCGCCGTTCAGCGCACCCGAGTGAGCCAGCTCCGACGCCGGGCTATGGAGCTCGAGGGCATGGTCGATTTCAGCCGCAGCGTAGCCGGGGTGCTCGAGCCGGAAGAGATCGGCCGCCAGCTCGAGCGCGCTCTCGTCGCGCGTTGGGGGGAGGCGCCGCGGCTGGTCCTCGCGGCGCGCGAGGGGCGGGCGGTCCAGCGCATCGCGGCGCGGCTCGACACGGAGCTCGAGCTCGACCCGGAGGGCACGGCGGAGCTCTTCGCCGACTGGCGGCGGCCGCTGCGTCTCGCGGAGGCGATGATGGACGCGGCGAACGCCGCGGGTCCGCTGGGCGCGCTCTATCGCGCGGGCCTCCTGCTCGCAGTCCCGCTGGTCTCGGGAGAGACCGCGTTCGGCCTTCTGGCGGTCGGGGGCGAGCGCGCCCGCCACGGGCGGGAAGAGGATCTCGCGCAGCTCTCGGCGCTCGCCGCGCAGGCGGCGATGGCGCTCGAGGGCGCCTGGCAGGCGCAGGAGGCGACGCGCTGGCGGCACGTCTCGGAGGCCCGCGGCGAGTGGCTTCAGCTCGACCTCCCGGCGCGGCTGGTCTTCGCGACCGTGGCGCGCCACGGCTACGCCGGCACGGTGACGGACAGCGAAGTGCGCCAGGCCCTGGAGTCGGTCTTCAGCGTGTCGCCGGGCACGACGGCGCGCATCGACGCGGCGATCGCCCGGCTGGTGGCCGAGCGCATCCTGTCGCGCGGCGCGCCCGCGGGCGAGGCCTCGACGGAATTGCGGGTGGAGCGGGATCAATGGCTGCTGCTGCCCGAGATTCGCCTGCCTCTGGCCGAGATCGTCCGTCAGTCGGCGCAGAAGATCGGCGCCTACCAGCTCATCGAGCGCATCGGCGCCGGCGGCATGGGCGAGGTCTATCGCGCCGTGAACGTGCACGACGGCACCCCCGCCGCGGTGAAGATCCTCTTTCCCGAGCAGACCGCCGATCCGACGGCGCGCAAGCGTCTGGAAGGGGAGGGCGAGATCGTCGCGGCGATTCAGCATCCGGGCATCGTCCGGCTGCTCGAGCGCGGTGAGCACGGCGGGCGGCTCTATCTCGCGATGGAGCTGCTGCCGGGCGACACGCTGGCGCAGCGCCTGACCCGGCGCAAGCTCTCGGAGCGCCGGGCGCTGCAGATGGGCGCCCAGATCGCGTCGGCACTGGCCGCGCTGCACATGCACGGGGTGATCCACCGCGACGTCACCGCGGGCAACATCATGTGTCTGCCCGACGGCCGCTTCGTTCTGCTCGATTTCGGCCTGGCGCGCGGCGCGGCGCGCACGACGCTCACCGAGGCGGCGACGATGGTCGGCACGCTGCCGTACATGGCGCCCGAGATCCTGCGCTCGGAGTCGGTGGACGAAGCGAGCGACCTCTGGTCACTGGGCGTCGTGCTCTTCGAAGCGCTCATCGGCCACCTGCCCTGGGGCGAGGGACAGCCGACGCTGCAGATGGCGCTCGCCATCGCCCGCCTCGACACCTCGCCGGAGGTGCTCGCCAGCGCGCCCCTGCGCACCGGCGTCGCGGCGCTGCTCGCCGAGCTCTTGCACCCGGACGCGCGCCGCAGGATGCGCGACGCCGCCGCGGTCGCCGCCCGGCTCGAAGCGCTCGCCGCCGACGCCAACGCCGCGAGCGGCGAAGTCGCGCTGCACATCGGCTGAGGCTCGACCGTCCTCGCGGACGGCCTCCGTGGGTCAGCGGTAGAGAGGCGACCGCCTCAGGGTGCCGCGGTCCGGCGCTGGATCCAGGCGTCTAGGTCGCCCTCTAGATCCCGGCCACGGTGGAATCCGCGCTCGACGATCGCTCGCACGGCGGTGCGCGCCCTTTCGAGCTCCCGGGCGTCGCAAGCCTCCACGAGGACGCGGAGGTCGTCCAAATCAGCCGGACGACGCTGCTGATCATGCGAAAGGAGCTTCATCGCGACCAGGTGTCCTGTCCGCGCGACCGGTAGATCGAGGTCGCGCGCCAGCCGCATGCGTTCAGCGGCCGCTGCAATCTCGACCTCGACTCCGCAGGCCGCGAACAGGAGGTCGACGAGGAGAGAGTTCGTCGCCGCACCCGGGGGGAGCATTCGGACGGTGCCAATTCTGCCCCTCTGCTCCTGTTCCAGGAGGGTATCGAGCTCGTAGTCGCGCTTTCGCAGCGCTGCAACGACCCGCTCCGCACTGTGATCGGAGTCGACCGCGACGGCCAAGTCGATGTCCTGGGTGAATCGGGGTCGGGCGCGAGCACCGACAGCGAGGCCGCCCACCAGGGCCCACGGATCTCCGATCTGATCGAGATCGACGGCGACCCGGGCGAGCAGACGGAGGATATGGCTCACGCCGCGGTGGCAGAGCTCGGACGGGTCGAGGGTCGCCCGGCATCCCCGCGCGGAGCGCGCAGCCATGCCGCCTGGAGAGCGTCGATCTCTGCATCGGTCGCCTCCGGATGCTCACGTCGAAGGCGCCACCAGTGAATCTCGAGGCCGGCTTCGACGAGGTCGAGCGCAACCCGCAGACGGGTCTCTGCCGACTTCGTGTCCGTGCCAGCGGAAAGGTCGGAAGCAGAGGTCACCGAGGGGATTCTAGCGCCACAGTCCGCTGACAGGAGCAGACAGCTCGAAGCCAGGACGTGAACGCCGTAGAGGTGCGTTTCGAGCGGAGTCGGTGGCAAGCGCGAGGACGCTCGATCCTTCTCGACGACGCGGCGAGGAAGATGCCGCCCCTGCCCCGGAGCGATCTGTGCTGCGCGCACACGTGTGTGTGGCAGACACGCATTTGCCACCCCAGAATCTGCCAGTAGAGGTTGCTAAGTCTCATATTTGCAACGGTTGGTCTCGCTTCTCGAGCTGGCTCAGGTTGTGCTCATGGTGCAGTCAGCCATGCGAAAGATCTATCTGACGAAGCGACCAGACGAGCCGGGTGCGGACGGGCGGGGAGCGCTGGCGGCGCTCGACGCGGCGGAGCAGTCGGCCGCGACGGCAATCGCGGCCTCGGTGCCGCGCTCGCTCGAGCTCGCCGACTGGATCTACTCCGCCGGCCTCGAAGCCCGCGGCTGGCACGAAGTGACGCGCGTCCTGGCCTCGGCGTTGGGCGCCAGGCGCTGCTGGCTGCTCGCCACCGAGACCGGCCGTTCGCGGATCGTCGCAGCGAGCGACCTCCCGGTTCCGGGAGGGGGCTACGGAATAACGGCTGGGGGGGTTGGCGGGGCTGGTTCGCCTGGCTCGGCCGGCGGAGCTGGCTCGGGAGCCCCTGCGACCTCCGAATGGGCCGGCGATCCACCGGGCGACGCCGCAGTGGATCTCGGCGGCGACGAAGGGTTGCGGCTGGTCTTCGAACGCGCTCCGTTCGGTCCCGAAGAGCGCGACTTCGTGCGCATGCTCGGACGGCACATCGTGCGTTCGCGGGTTCTCGCCCGGGCGCTGGCGCGGGCCGAAGCGCGCGGCCACCTCGCCTCCGCAGCGCTCGACCGGATGGCGATGGGCGTGGTGATCCTCGACGGCGAAGGCCGCGTCGCGCATCTCAATCCGGCGGCGCGCCGCCGGCTCGGGTCGGAGTGCGGCGTCACGTTGCTCGTCGACCGCCTGGAGTTCGCCGACCCGGAGCTCGAGAAGCGGCTGCGCGTGCTGCGCGAGCGCCAGCACGAGACCGGGACCGAACCCCGCCGCCTCGCCTCGGAGCTCCTGCGCGCCCCGCGCAACGCCGAGCGCCCGCCGCTCGACATTCTCGCCGTGTCGCTCGACGGCCTCGACCTCGCCCAGGGCGGCGCCGCGATGGCGCTCTTCCTCTCCGACGCCGACCACGCCTCGGAGACCCCGGCCTCGGTCCTCCAGCGGCTCTACGGCCTCACCGCTGCCGAATCGCGAGTCGCCGGCGAAGTCCTCCGCGGCAGCGGCATCGACGAAGCCGCGACTCACCTCGGCCTCAAACGCGAAACCGTCCGCACCCACCTCAAACACGTCTTCGCCAAAGTCGGCACCACCCGCCAGGCCGACCTCGTCCGCCTCCTCCTCACCGGAGCGGCGGGGGTGCGGTGGGAGTAACGAACATCCCGTCATCCTCTTGCCGCCTGCCGGATCTCACCCGATCGGGGGACGACAGCCACAGGACTGGCGTTCTAGCCTGCAGACCGAAAGTTCTCGACAGTTGGATCTTCAAGGATCGGATCGTAAGAGGTGCGGCGCTTTGCGCTCCGCGCGCTTACGCAAACGGGAGGTAGGCATGAGCCTTCGACGTTGGGCAGTGGCGATGGGACTCTTCACCTTGGGGTGGGTCGCTGCAGCGAGCGCCGCGGCCCCGCCAGGGTCGGCGCTGGAACGTCTGGAGACAATCGATCCGCGACTCGTCGCGACCCTCGACCCGGTCGTTCGCGCCGGCTTGGCCCGGATCTCTCCCGAACAGGAGGAGGCAATTCGCTCCGGCGCCGCGTTGTCTTCGATCACGATGCTCGATGGCGGGAATCTCCTCGCTTTCCTGCAGCAAGAATTCGGTCTCGGAGCTCTCTCGATTCCCTTCTTCTCCATCGACGGTGGCGGCGGTGCGGGATCCGGATCCGGAGGCCGCTTCCGCCTGCAAGGGGCGATCGGTCAGCCGGACTCCGGAGTGGGCAGCGCCGGAGCGATCGAGCTGCACGGCGGGTTCTGGCCGGCGGATCGGGTGAACGTCTTCCGCGGCGACTTCGAGACCGGAAATGCCTCCTACTGGAGTGCGACGGTTGCCAACTAGAGAGCTGCTACTTCCGGCACTGCCCAGCAGCGTCCGGTTTCAGATACTCAACGACTTCAGGAGGTCGCAGATGACGATCGTTCGACGGTTGCGGGCTGGCGGAGCGACGGCGGCAGCGAAGACGCTCTTGACGGTGGTGCTCTGGATGCTGGCGGCCGGAGCTGCGATCGCACAAGGGACCTCGTTCACCTATCAGGGACAGATGTACGACGGTGGAGCGCCGGCGAACGGCGACTATGACTTCGAGTTCGAGGCCTTCGTCGACGCCGGCGGGACGACGTCGATCGGCGTTCTCTCGACGCACGCCGCGGTCCCGGTGGTCGAAGGGCGCTTCACGGTGATCGTCGATTTCGGCGCCGATGTTTTCGACGGGCCCTCGCGCTGGATCGAGATTCGCGTCCGCCCCACCGGCAACCCGACCTACGTCACGATCACTCCGCTGCAGGAGGTGACCGCGACGCCCTACGCCATCAACGCGGACAAGATCGACGGTTTCGACGCGATCGACCTGCAAGGCGCCGAAGGTCCTCCGGGACCAGAGGGGCCGCCGGGACCGACAGGGGCAACGGGTCCCGCGGGCGCGCCGGGAGCGGCCGGCCGCACGGTGCTCAATGGTCTGGGCATTCCGGCGATCGGGGTCGGCGTCGACGGTGACTTCTACATCGATCTCAACACCGACTCGATCTGGGGCCCGAAGGGATTCTTCGTCGCCGGCAGCTGGGCGAGCACCGGCCCGGTGAGCCTGGTCGGCCCGCAGGGCGTCGCCGGGCCGCAGGGTGTCCAGGGCGTGCCCGGTGCGACGGGGGCGCAGGGACCGGCCGGCGCGGTCGGTCCTGCCGGTGCCACGGGAGCCACCGGTACGACCGGAGCCGCGGGTGCGGCAGGCCCCGCCGGTGCGGCCGGCAAGTCGGTGTTGAACGGCACGATCCCGCCCGGGGACGGATTCGGCAGCGACGGCGACTTCTACCTCGACACTGTCGCGGACGCGATCTACGGCCCGAAGGGCAGCGTGCTGGCAGGCTCGTGGTCGGGAACCGGACCCACTCCTCTGGTAGGGCCGCAGGGCCCCCAGGGAGTCGCCGGCCCGACGGGTCCGCAAGGCCCGATCGGCCCGGATGGCGCGCCTGGCGCGACCGGAGCCACTGGTGCGACTGGCGCAACCGGCGCGACGGGCGCGCAGGGAATTCAGGGTCCGATCGGTCCGGGTGGACCCATCGGTCCCGCTGGCGCGGATGGCCTCGACGGGCGGACGATTCTCAGCGGTCTCACCGATCCGAACAACGGCATCGGCGTCGACGGCGACTTCTATCTCAACACCATCGATTCGGAGCTCTGGGGCCCGAAGACGCTGGGCGGCTGGCTCGGGACGGGCCCGGTCGCCCTCATCGGACCGATTGGGGCGACGGGCCCCGCTGGCGCCACCGGCGCGACGGGCGCGACTGGCGCCACCGGTTCCACCGGACCGCAAGGTCCGATCGGTCCTACGGGTCCTCAGGGTTCCACCGGACCGCAGGGTTCGACCGGCCCGCAAGGTCCGACGGGCCTCACCGGAGCGACCGGAGCGCAGGGTCCGATCGGCCCCATCGGGCTCACCGGTCCCATCGGAGCCAGCGGGCCGTCAGGTGCCGACGGCACCGACGGTATCGACGGCGTCGATGGCCGGACGATCTGGAGCGGCCTCACCGATCCGAACAACGGCGTCGGTGTCGATGGCGACTTCTTCATCAACGCTCTCGACTCCGAGCTCTG
The sequence above is a segment of the Thermoanaerobaculia bacterium genome. Coding sequences within it:
- a CDS encoding protein kinase, giving the protein MIRARLALPLVLAWALLVAAGGWALDPQRLLSQYRSQVWGTAEGLPSMSIAVIAQTPDGYLWVGTTEGLARFDGSRFVVFDRSNTPAFKLNEIRSLFVDRRGALWVGFAGSGLVKFEDGAFVEVDSMERSVHWIGEDARGLWVAGLGGLWRRNGDAKDVMVLGVEKPSVSSATFDGKGAIWLRMTDGRVMTERTPGAFETVNRPGRADQGEPSKIWLNAEGEVSTFTSLIGWTWRSGHWERQPLQLPTGVGAGGNVLVDSDRVSWIGLYPSGGTARAKGDRVEVFAPQHPAALGRFGPMLEDSEGNLWLGSWTHGLMRLSDGPMASWSTSEGLSSDGARTLLEGDDGTIWVGTTDGLNRISGTGVSWFRQPQPPAAQRAYNWFYAIATDGQGGLMLGTHAGLARWSDGRIRKSPHLRNMPGVGVFSLLRARDGAIWAGAALDSTTQAPLYRFVGDRSSGFWFDTVIVFALLEDQRGSIWAAAKGGLFEVKVDGSVVRHSTPVEPLHQLFMSATEDSRGDLWFGTLEGGIVRYHDGEFRLLRRQDGLFDDTAWAIVDDGLGYLWVSCARGLYRMAHTDLDAYFAGVAPKVRYRRFGVEDGLASATFEGGNGNAGIRASDGRLWFASMKGAVVVDPAIIEPVPRPTARIEEVRIDGERVGLERPIALRPGAYRLELNYTGFHFRAPNRLRFRYRLGGVDRDWIDAGSRRLAEYPAVPAGAHLFTVEASLDGENWGAAASLPVSIATPHWRRPWFFGVMALALVAVGLAVQRTRVSQLRRRAMELEGMVDFSRSVAGVLEPEEIGRQLERALVARWGEAPRLVLAAREGRAVQRIAARLDTELELDPEGTAELFADWRRPLRLAEAMMDAANAAGPLGALYRAGLLLAVPLVSGETAFGLLAVGGERARHGREEDLAQLSALAAQAAMALEGAWQAQEATRWRHVSEARGEWLQLDLPARLVFATVARHGYAGTVTDSEVRQALESVFSVSPGTTARIDAAIARLVAERILSRGAPAGEASTELRVERDQWLLLPEIRLPLAEIVRQSAQKIGAYQLIERIGAGGMGEVYRAVNVHDGTPAAVKILFPEQTADPTARKRLEGEGEIVAAIQHPGIVRLLERGEHGGRLYLAMELLPGDTLAQRLTRRKLSERRALQMGAQIASALAALHMHGVIHRDVTAGNIMCLPDGRFVLLDFGLARGAARTTLTEAATMVGTLPYMAPEILRSESVDEASDLWSLGVVLFEALIGHLPWGEGQPTLQMALAIARLDTSPEVLASAPLRTGVAALLAELLHPDARRRMRDAAAVAARLEALAADANAASGEVALHIG
- a CDS encoding nucleotidyl transferase AbiEii/AbiGii toxin family protein; this encodes MSHILRLLARVAVDLDQIGDPWALVGGLAVGARARPRFTQDIDLAVAVDSDHSAERVVAALRKRDYELDTLLEQEQRGRIGTVRMLPPGAATNSLLVDLLFAACGVEVEIAAAAERMRLARDLDLPVARTGHLVAMKLLSHDQQRRPADLDDLRVLVEACDARELERARTAVRAIVERGFHRGRDLEGDLDAWIQRRTAAP
- a CDS encoding helix-turn-helix transcriptional regulator; this encodes MRKIYLTKRPDEPGADGRGALAALDAAEQSAATAIAASVPRSLELADWIYSAGLEARGWHEVTRVLASALGARRCWLLATETGRSRIVAASDLPVPGGGYGITAGGVGGAGSPGSAGGAGSGAPATSEWAGDPPGDAAVDLGGDEGLRLVFERAPFGPEERDFVRMLGRHIVRSRVLARALARAEARGHLASAALDRMAMGVVILDGEGRVAHLNPAARRRLGSECGVTLLVDRLEFADPELEKRLRVLRERQHETGTEPRRLASELLRAPRNAERPPLDILAVSLDGLDLAQGGAAMALFLSDADHASETPASVLQRLYGLTAAESRVAGEVLRGSGIDEAATHLGLKRETVRTHLKHVFAKVGTTRQADLVRLLLTGAAGVRWE